One genomic region from Zalophus californianus isolate mZalCal1 chromosome 2, mZalCal1.pri.v2, whole genome shotgun sequence encodes:
- the MFSD8 gene encoding major facilitator superfamily domain-containing protein 8, translated as MASLGIEAEQEPLLEDRTAGSREWDITETEEHYKSRWISIRILYLTMFLSSVGFSIVIMSIWPYLQKIDQTADASFLGWVIASFSLGQMVASPIFGLWSNYRPRKEPLIVSIFISVAANCLYAYVHVPASHNKYYMLVARGLVGFGAGNVAVIRSYIAGATSLQERTSSMANTSACQALGFILGPVFQTCFALIGEKGVTWDTIKLQINMYTAPVLLGAFLGVLNIILILILLREHRVDDSGRQCKNVNFEEVSTDEVQVPQGNIDQVAVVATNILFFVVLFIFALFETIVTPLTMDMYAWTREQAVLYGGIILAALGVEAVIIFMGIKLLSKKIGERAILLGGFIVVWVGFFILLPWGNQFPKIQWEDLHNNSIPNTTFGEIIITLWKSPREDHSEGPTGCPIEQAWCFHTPVICLAQFLTSAVLIGIGYPSCNVMSYTLYSKILGPKPQGVYMGWLTASGSAARILGPVFISQLYTSLGPRWAFSLVCGIVALTILLLVVVYKRLIAFSVRHGRIQE; from the exons GATTTTCTATTGTGATAATGTCAATATGGCCATATCTCCAAAAG ATTGATCAGACAGCTGATGCAAGTTTTTTGGGCTGGGTTATTGCTTCATTTAGTCTTGGCCAAATGGTAGCTTCACCTATATTTGGTTTGTGGTCTAATTATAGACCAAGAAAAGAACCTCTTATTGTCTCCATCTTCATTTCGGTCGCGGCTAACTGCCTCTATGCATATGTCCACGTTCCAGCTTCTCATAATAAATACTACATGTTGGTTGCTCGTGGATTGGTGGGATTTGGAGCAg GAAATGTGGCAGTTATTAGATCATATATTGCCGGTGCTACTTCCCTCCAGGAAAGAACAAGTTCCATGGCAAACACTAGCGCATGTCAAGCATTAGGTTTTATTCTAGGTCCAG ttttCCAGACTTGTTTTGCTCTCATTGGAGAAAAAGGTGTGACATGGGATACCATTAAACTACAGATAAACATGTACACAGCACCAGTTTTACTTGGCGCGTTCCTGGgagttttaaatattattctgatCCTTATTCTCTTAAG aGAACATCGTGTGGATGACTCAGGACGACAgtgtaaaaatgttaattttgaagAAG TAAGTACAGATGAAGTTCAGGTTCCCCAAGGAAATATTGATCAAGTTGCTGTTGTGGCCAccaatattctgttttttgtggTTCTATTTATCTTTGCCCTTTTTGAAAC aatcGTTACTCCATTAACAATGGATATGTATGCCTGGACTAGAGAACAAGCTGTATTATATGGTGGAATAATACTTGCTGCTCTTGGAGTTGAGGCGGTTATTATTTTCATGGGGATTAAATTACTTTCCAAGAA GATTGGCGAGCGTGCTATTCTACTGGGAGGATTCATCGTTGTATGGGTTGGCTTCTTTATCTTGTTACCTTGGGGAAATCAGTTTCCCAAAATACAGTGGGAAG ATTTACATAATAATTCAATTCCTAATACCACATTTGGGGAAATTATTATTACTCTTTGGAAATCTCCAAGAGAAGATCACAGTGAAGGACCAACTGGTTGCCCAATTGAACAAGCCTGGTGCTTCCACACCCCCGTGATCTGTCTGGCCCAGTTCCTCACATCAGCTGTGCTAATTGGAATAGGCTATCCGTCCTGTAATGTTATGTCCTATACATTATATTCAAAAATTCTAGGACCAAAACCTCAG GGTGTGTACATGGGCTGGTTAACAGCTTCTGGAAGTGCAGCACGGATTCTTGGACCCGTGTTCATCAGCCAACTGTACACTTCGTTGGGCCCACGATGGGCATTCAGCCTTGTGTGTGGAATAGTGGCACTTACCATCCTGCTCCTGGTTGTGGTTTACAAAAGACTTATTGCTTTTTCTGTAAGGCATGGAAGGATTCAAGAGTAA